A stretch of DNA from Cannabis sativa cultivar Pink pepper isolate KNU-18-1 chromosome X, ASM2916894v1, whole genome shotgun sequence:
ggtttgtttgtgtttttttttttttatctaatctgttttgtttatgtttaatttgtttattttttcagGATGATATTGAATTGCCTAAAGCCGATGTTGTTTCTCAGAAACACGGTTGTAAAAAAGTTAGTAAGAAGGATACGAATGTCCTTCCATCTGCGAGTGATGATGATTTTGAAACCGAAAAAATTGTCGCAAAACCTGTTTCAACCAAGAAAAGAAAAGCTATTTCTGATGACGCTAGTGcgtcaaagaaaagaaaatcaaagGATGTTGGGGAGCATTCTAATTTGGTATGTCTtcattttttcttatattttttttgttgttttgttttgtttaatttaatagttttgtttttttttttttcattttgattTATCTGtattttgttttatgtttatttaggATAAAGTTTGTGAGCCTAGGGTTGCTGATGATCTGAAGCTTGTTAATGTTGGTTATTTGTAAAACCAGTTTCTGAACATCTGTATCTTGTCTTACAGATTCACTTTCTGGTTTTTGTTGTGCAATGATCTGGAGTCTTGTCTCGTCTACTGTTGTGATGCAGAGTGGAGACTCACTAACTGCATTTTGTGTCTTTCTCAGTTGTAAGTAGAACATCAGTGAGTTGTCACTAATTATTTTCATTGGTGGTGAGTCTGGGCATAACTGGTAATGCATTTCTATTGTTGTGTTGCATTTGATTTCAGCCTTTACTAATTCCAACAAACTTTTTAGATCACAGTTTGTTGGTATTAGTAGTCCAGTCATTATGTAGTCTTCATACTTTTTATCCTCTTTCCATTGCCCTCCATATTTGACCACACACATTATTGAGTCCATTCCTGTACACAGTATTTGAAAATTGTTAGTTAAAAATTACAATGTATTAAGAAACTGgtttccttatttttttttttgttttgtttttatttgttttaaaattatatgtttttttttcactatataTTTGAGAAACTGGTTTCCAACATTactgtatatttgtttatttttaacaaGTAATATCATTTTGAAAACTGtttgttaaaatttataatgtatttagaaaccggtttttgtttttattttttttgttttaaaattatatgtgtttGTTTCACTATATATTTCAGAAACCGATTTCCAACATtactttatattttgtttatgtttaacaGATAATATCATTTTaggattttttagttaaaatatataatgtttttaGAAACCGGTTTTATCTTCATAATTTTCAGTAATCTTTTCATTTTTGATCGTGGACGTCTAAAACTGAATTTTTCATAatgtttaattttcctttttttttttttgtttgtgaaaCTTCATAGTCTAAATCTAGATTAAGTATGGACATTTCATTATGAAGCAATGCAAGATCATATAGTTTTGGTATGAAATTTACTTcaatctagttttttttttcttttaagtttaaattgGAATTGTACATAGTCGGTTTAATTTTCTTTTGCAGTATATATATGCCTATAATATTCATAGCAGAATTTATATAAGTGTAcctgtattttattttgatcgTTGTTGACAGGGACGATCGGTGTTGGCTTGATTTTGTTGATTGAATTTTATGTGTGCAGGTTGATCGATGCTCTGAGTTTAAGAATGCGTTTTCTGGTTTAAGGTGAGAGCTTCATTGCTTGTCAGGTGCCGATGTTGCAGGTTGCTTGCCATGGCCATGGCTGTTTTTCAGATCAGTTTTGTTTGAATCAGAGAATAAATTTGGACTGGGAGAAGTGATGAATTGAATCGGAGAAGATGATGAAGTGAATCGCAGGCCAAAAACGAATCGCagtagagagagaagagagaatcgcagtagagagagagagaatcgcaagagagagagagaaaatcgTGTAcagattttgtttatatatggttaaaaatagtaaattttattcatttaaaattagtttctgtttttaacttattatatggttttttttaaataagaaacCATATTTGTAGTTTGCTTCCTTAGTTAATGCCATATTTTGTGGCATTTAGTTTTgttgccatatttatcataagatggctcatttttcccatatttttgaaaatatccctataaaatattttattacatttttacggttttctaaaaaataacacgaaaacaatataaaattaacaagaaaactacatcaaagtaatatgaaaataacatcaaaataacaacaaaaaataatatacagataacaaaaaatcaacaagattacaacataaaaagaccgtattttctgtaaataaaattaaaaaaaattataaaaatgtttaaaattccgcaacacaatatttttataattttttgttgtttttatggttttgtgaaataatccctaaaaaaaattacaaagagCCCAATCTAATTATTTGGAGGTAATCTGTTAGGCCTAAAATTACAGCCCCTAAATAAACATTGGATTATATCAGGTGACTATTTTTCTGATCATAGCTACAAAAAGTCCACTTGTTTGTGATGTCAAGGGATCAAAGCGCAAAGTTTTCAGTATCCCTCCACTTCTACAAGGCCAACTTTCGGCTCCACTGATCTCCTGCAACTCTACAAGACCATGCCAAAATGTCGACGAAAAATAAAGTTAATTTCCCCCAAAAAAATGGTGATAGCAAGTCGATAGTGTTCTCTTAACATTAAACTTAACATTAAACCAATTATGTACCACAGAGAAAATCATTTACAACAGAGTAGTTTTAACAGTCACACGACAATGTGGATGAAACTAAGCCACAACATTTTTAGGCTGTCATATACGTAACCTGTGATGATACTATGACTATAAGCAACATTCTATCTATAGCTTCAACTCATAAAAGGAACTTACCGGCAGAACCATTCTCCTTCAGAAATTGTGCAACCACTTCTTCGTTCTGAGCAATTGTCAAGCTAATTGAGTGAAAAAACACAAAAGAGTAAGAAATGGACAATGTGAAGAGCATACACGCAGGtggtaaaagaaaaaagaaaaaaagagcaCCTGCAAGTACTGTAGACAAGCAGCCCGCCAACTTTTAGCAACCTAAAACCATTGCTCAAGAGTTTTAACTGCAAAGCAAACAACAGAAAAATATGTGCAGTAATAAGTCTAAAACTCATTTTCAAGCTAGGGAGGAGCAAAAGACCACTTGCTGCAAAGTTCACGAGAGAAACTTCTAGCATTGATTATTCATTTACTGTTTGGTTTGGGAAACAAGTGAAAAACTTGAACACACAGCACACAGCAAGCTGCAGCTAAATTAACGAAGTGCATAGTCAACAAAGCTAAGAAATACATGCAATAGAATAAGTTAGTTACCTGAAGCACAGTCAAACTATCGGTTCTTTCTGCATCCAACACTCGACGTTGAAGAGTTTTCCAACCCCAATGTTCAAATTTTTGAATATGTTTAATTGATCCGTCATGAGTACACTCTGCATCTACTAGCACCTGTATAAAATCCAACCAATAAATACCTTCCATACAAAAGACAAAACTGTAGAATCAAATTCCATGAGCATAAAACTCTCTATGAAAATGAGGATTAAGTGGGTAAAGAATAGTTTACTTCAATTTACCTTGTCATAGCCGCAGCTCAACAACTCACTGTTAGAAACAGTTTTATACAATTCATCTTCACTTAAACCAACCACACCAGCATGTTTTCCATAAAAGAGTAACTCGGGCTCCTGAATTCCAGGATTCATATGAGCATTCTCTCTGTCTCTAGCTGCTTTTTTCCTCTCCTTCCATGTTCTCCTAGACCTCCACTCTTTAAACCTTTCGACATCTCCTATTAACACAGATTCACCTGCATAATTCTAGAATGAATGATAGCACattaaaaataaacacttaaactACATCGCAGAACTGAAGCTTAACATACATAGTAAATTAGTAATATCGGGAGAAATTACATGATTTAGAATCTGAATAATTCCTGGTAGGAAATAGAGAAAAAGTTGTTCCATCAGCAACAAGAAGTCGGCAATGGTCACCCAATTCATATTTCTGAACCATTGTCCTACAAGCCGCTAGACGGTGCCTTGCGACATCAACACCAGTTACAGTACCCAAGTCACCAAGAAGGTCTAATATCATGCAAAGCTTAGCACCTTaagattgaaaaagaaaaaacatttaTTAAGAAAACAAAAGTAAGCAGGCAATTCTTCAgaatcacaaatgaaaattatattatcttagTTAAATACATACGCAAGCCACAAAGGTATGCTAATATAGTTCTGTAAGACATCAGAATCATAACTTGAAAAGCAAGCATGATCCAATATGTAACAACCATTTAAATAATGAACACACCCAAGAAAATTTCTTCAACAAGGCACAAACAAGATGTAACTCATTGAAAAAGAGTACATAATATTGATAGGGAAATAGTACCAGGAGCAGCACATAGATCAAGAACATGATCTCCAGCTGAAATATTTAAAGCTGAAACAGCAGCCCCAGAAGCTGCATCAATCCCATATATCTGAAAGATGAACAATCACACAGAGAATGATATTGACATTTTATACAACACAAAATCAAAAGTttacctaaataaatttctGGGTTCTGTACCTTTCCTTCACGGTATGCCTTTGAGTTAGCGATTTGAACATTTGGAGGAAGAGAATAGAAACCAGGCAACCAAAACACTTTCTCAACCTTACAGCCCATCTCAGCTTCAATCTCCTCAAGTTGAGATTCACAACCTGGTTTCAACCTtcaccacaaaaaaaaaaaaaaagaaaaacccaaCTGAATTATCAACGAGAAAGCATAAATGTGACTACAACGGGTCTTATTATATGTATTACAAAAGAAGGAAAAGAAAAACTCCATGAAAAGGAGCCGAAataggagaagaagaaaaagtacCTTATGTAACGAGGAGTTAAATCAGAGGCAGAATAGATTGAAGGGTCGAGTCCATTTGCGTCAAGAAAATCAACGAATGCATCTGGTAAGGGTGAGTTCGATGTTCGTTCTTCCATGAATACGAACCTGATGACTGATGAGTACTGCTTTCTCAAGGGAAACGGGCCAAGGAGACGAAGCTGCGAACCCTAAACAAAACGACATGCGTTTTGCATGAgttgtgttttatttatttatttatttatttttatttttttgaaagattgtgttttatttatttattctctttattttcttctttttccttgGCTGAGTAGTAATATATTTattctttaataaaataaatacaaaaataatttttgttcaaaaaattaaaactacaaTATTTgctgtaaaatttaaaaaaataaatactgcaataaataaataactacaATATTTCATTTCAAGTTGGGTAAGCACACCCTCATTAAGTAGAATTCGAatgcgatttttttttttttttgataaattgataattatttctttttattcatTCACTACAAATAgttgtaaaataaatttaaatatatcctattttataattgaattgtttaaTATATTCTTGTTATAAGATACGTTGTTTGGTTAATAAAATGTGTCGTTTAACTTATATTAAGATAGTAActtttatttatcttatttaaaacatgtcatttttattttatgtttgttATTTACTTTATTTCAAGGCACATTTACCTAATATTACATATTGTTTATCTAAATTAATGCATGTAATTTACTTAATAAATTATAgaatagtaattttatttaccttatttaaggtATATCGTTTACTTTATTTTGGACAAATTGTTTACCTTAATTATTTTAAGGTATCTGTTTAACAAATATTACATGTTGTTTACCAAAATTAAGACATATTATTTACTTAATTTAAAGCACATTGTTTATCTAAAATAAGTTTATGTCATCCATTAATTGTTAAGATGGCTGACATTAGGGCTGTTTGCGATGCGGGTGGTACaattttgaccattttttcaaaccaacctaCACATGCAGTTTTTATAATTTCCTAAACTCAACGCGAAACTAAAAAATTGCAGAAActgcaccgcaaaaaatagtgCGGTGTGGTGCAGTTTCTATAGTTTTTGCAGTTTGGACCAtcaccaaataattaaactatcataaatacaACAAAGCTTGACCAACACCTATCAAAAATATCATaagacttgaaaataaatatgaaaaaaagcttcaagtttcaacaatacaataattattcGGCTTTGGGCTGGAccttcacatattggacctaaataaatataaaaattggtatttttataatatgaggTGCGGTACAGTTTAAACcatatattaacaattcaaaactgcAAATTGCACCGCACCGCGCAATTTAGGAAAAATTTAAACCGTGATTGCAccgcaaaaaatttcaaatcatATATTTTTACGGTGCGGGCAGTTTGAGTGGTTTAATAAACAACCTTAACTGGCATGAATGTTATAGcaaaattgttaatttattaaattgaagaataacaatgaaaaaaatatacttaacataattattttttgttaatttttatcattccgtatattataaatattatagttaaaaTTACAAGTCTAAACCATACATGCATCATGCATGCAAATGCAATTATAGTAGATAATAGTTAATAAGAAGACcataaaaatttcttaaattatttagaaaaaataaaaatagaaaacgtGAGAAAAGCACAAAAGATATTAAGTGAGGAAAAATTAGTACagtatatatttgaaaaaaaaagtagaaataataaattttaaaaagaatgataaaattaaaaaatgagtcAAATTTCCTCAATTCATTGTCATCAGAAGCTTCTTAGCTCATGTCCCACAAAGTCATTCTCCCACCAAAGCTAAAGCGGGACCACTCCATCACGCAAATTTGGGTGCGCCACCTGTGCCACAAGTTCCTACTCTCTTAGAATAAACTGATTCAAGTGCTTCGTGATCCCACTTTATCACATCTTCTactctttctttcaaatttaaTAGTATGTTTTATGTATGTTAAGtcatatttcttttatataaattagactatttattattttagtatatatttttttttaacaaaatatgaTTTATTCGTGTTATgataaaactgtttacattttttatatctaTTCATGTTATGAATTATCTtcaaattagttatattaagaaaaaaattatctaaaattaaactcaaaatcctatttttatcattttagaaaatacaggatcaattttgtcatttaacaaa
This window harbors:
- the LOC115705920 gene encoding uncharacterized protein LOC115705920 encodes the protein MEERTSNSPLPDAFVDFLDANGLDPSIYSASDLTPRYIRLKPGCESQLEEIEAEMGCKVEKVFWLPGFYSLPPNVQIANSKAYREGKIYGIDAASGAAVSALNISAGDHVLDLCAAPGAKLCMILDLLGDLGTVTGVDVARHRLAACRTMVQKYELGDHCRLLVADGTTFSLFPTRNYSDSKSCESVLIGDVERFKEWRSRRTWKERKKAARDRENAHMNPGIQEPELLFYGKHAGVVGLSEDELYKTVSNSELLSCGYDKVLVDAECTHDGSIKHIQKFEHWGWKTLQRRVLDAERTDSLTVLQLKLLSNGFRLLKVGGLLVYSTCSLTIAQNEEVVAQFLKENGSAELQEISGAESWPCRSGGILKTLRFDPLTSQTSGLFVAMIRKIVT